From a single Hippopotamus amphibius kiboko isolate mHipAmp2 chromosome X, mHipAmp2.hap2, whole genome shotgun sequence genomic region:
- the LOC130842587 gene encoding GSK3B-interacting protein-like, protein METDCNPMELSSVSGFEEDAELNGFEGTDMKDMRLEAEAVVNDVLFAVNTMFVSKTLLSADDVAYINVETRERNRYCLELTEAGLRVVGYASDQVDDHLQTPYHETVYSLLDTLSPAYQEAFGNAPLQRLEALKRDGQS, encoded by the coding sequence ATGGAAACAGATTGTAATCCCATGGAGCTGAGCAGTGTGTCAGGATTTGAAGAAGATGCAGAGCTTAATGGCTTTGAAGGAACTGATATGAAAGACATGAGGCTGGAAGCTGAAGCAGTTGTAAATGATGTTCTCTTCGCTGTTAACACCATGTTTGTCTCAAAAACCCTGCTCTCTGCAGACGATGTGGCCTATATCAACGTGGAAACAAGAGAAAGGAATAGATACTGCCTTGAGCTCACtgaagcagggctcagggtggtAGGTTATGCTTCCGACCAGGTGGATGATCATTTACAGACTCCCTACCATGAAACAGTCTACTCCTTGTTGGATACGCTCAGCCCTGCCTACCAGGAAGCATTTGGAAATGCACCCCTTCAAAGACTGGAAGCTTTGAAAAGGGATGGACAGTCATGA